The following coding sequences lie in one Paramormyrops kingsleyae isolate MSU_618 chromosome 15, PKINGS_0.4, whole genome shotgun sequence genomic window:
- the hapln4 gene encoding hyaluronan and proteoglycan link protein 4 isoform X2, which yields MTITWMALALASPVTSLPEADKGRRKVVHVLEDETGAVIVQTAPGKVVTHRGGSITLPCRYHHEPESADPDRIRIKWTKVSDSLQFEDVFVALGRQQKVFGSYRGRVALENMGPGDASVVIHNITLQDYGRYECEVTNDMEDDTGFVNLDLEGVVFPYHPRLGRYKLNYHEADEVCRRQDAILASHGQLHKAWLEGLDWCNAGWLEDGSVQYPIAQPREHCGDKDTPPGVRNYGYRHKEDERYDAFCFTSNLNGKVYFLKRFKKVTYAEAAKACLRDGSAIAKVGQLYAAWKIQLLDRCEAGWLEDGSVRYPIVNPRARCGGSHPGVRTLGFPDKKFRLYGVYCFQKNPEKNAARGAHGAGGI from the exons AGGATGAGACCGGGGCTGTCATTGTGCAGACCGCCCCCGGTAAGGTGGTGACTCACCGCGGGGGCTCCATCACCCTGCCCTGCCGGTACCACCATGAACCGGAGAGCGCCGACCCGGACCGCATCCGCATCAAGTGGACCAAGGTGTCGGACAGCCTGCAGTTCGAGGACGTGTTCGTTGCGCTGGGCCGGCAGCAGAAGGTCTTCGGTTCGTACCGGGGCCGCGTGGCGCTGGAGAACATGGGCCCCGGCGACGCCTCGGTCGTCATCCACAACATCACGCTGCAGGACTACGGCCGCTACGAGTGCGAGGTCACCAACGACATGGAGGACGACACCGGCTTCGTCAACCTCGACCTGGAAG GAGTGGTGTTCCCCTACCATCCCCGCCTGGGCCGCTACAAGCTCAACTACCACGAGGCAGATGAGGTATGCAGGCGGCAGGACGCCATCTTGGCTTCACACGGGCAGCTGCACAAGGCCTGGCTGGAGGGGCTGGACTGGTGCAACGCGGGCTGGCTGGAGGACGGGTCCGTGCAGTACCCCATCGCCCAGCCCCGGGAGCACTGCGGCGACAAGGACACCCCCCCCGGCGTGCGTAACTACGGCTACCGGCACAAGGAGGACGAGCGCTATGACGCCTTCTGCTTCACCTCCAATCTTAACG GCAAAGTGTACTTCCTGAAACGCTTCAAGAAGGTGACCTACGCCGAGGCAGCCAAGGCCTGCCTGCGCGACGGCTCCGCGATAGCTAAGGTGGGCCAGCTGTACGCGGCGTGGAAGATCCAGCTCCTGGACCGCTGCGAGGCCGGCTGGCTGGAGGACGGCAGCGTGCGCTACCCCATCGTCAACCCGCGGGCGCGCTGCGGCGGCTCGCACCCCGGCGTCCGCACCCTGGGCTTCCCCGACAAGAAGTTCCGCCTCTACGGGGTCTACTGCTTCCAGAAGAACCCGGAGAAGAACGCCGCTAGGGGAGCCCACGGAGCCGGGGGCATCTGA